The sequence GCGAACACCTCAAGTCGTTTCTGGTTCATCGTCTTCTCCCACGGCGGTGCCGAGCACGCTCGCGGCCTTCCCGCGCCGGGTGTGGTCCATGTACCAGCGCTCGACCGTGCGCGTGCCCTTGTGGCCCAGGGCCTCGGCGGCGGCGCGGGCATCGCCCTTCTGCTCGTAGACCGCGTCCGCGATCGTGTGCCGCGCGCTGTGGGGGTGGACGCCGGGGATCCCCACTGACTCGCCCACCGCCTTCATCTCGCGGCGGATGTAGTCCTCGACCGCCCGACGTGTCGTGCGGCGTGTCGAGCAGAGCACCTTCCAGACGACGTCCGCGTCCGCGAACCGCACGGTCTCGGCAAGCCGATGGCCTTGATGCCGCATCGTCTCAGTGGGGAGGACGAAGAGTCGCTCGGTGCCGCCTTTCTGCAATGTGAAGACCTCGTTGCCTGCTGCGGCT comes from bacterium and encodes:
- a CDS encoding tyrosine-type recombinase/integrase; translation: MTEQLDQFMTYLFQQKLRPATVSLYCGAVRRALELPDKLAILGNEKIGASTRETYRKALFHWASFTQNEPLAAKLRSWTPGRHPQRVKEVRVLDVEQEWPRLRRAVLTHHDPVLAAIMYLLLTSGLRIAEVLDLTREQLFQAAAGNEVFTLQKGGTERLFVLPTETMRHQGHRLAETVRFADADVVWKVLCSTRRTTRRAVEDYIRREMKAVGESVGIPGVHPHSARHTIADAVYEQKGDARAAAEALGHKGTRTVERWYMDHTRRGKAASVLGTAVGEDDEPETT